The nucleotide sequence AGTTTTACAAAACAATCAAAATGACGGCAAAAGAATTTTAATACCCAATGCAGAAACCAATGAAATTTCATTTTTTACATACCTTAAGCAGAATGTCGGATTAGTGGATTTAGACGCCGGATTAAGATATGATATAAAGAATATTCACACTGAAGAAATGGGAATTATTAATACAGCAAACTATTTTAAAACAATTGAAAACGATTATAAAACAATTAACGGCGCTTTAGGCGCGTCATTTACGGCAACCGAAAATTTAATAATTAAAGCTAATATTGCAACCGGATACAGAGCGCCTAATCTTGCCGAACTTTCTTCTAATGGAGTTCACGAAGGAACAACAAGATATGAACTTGGAAACGAAAATATGAAAAGCGAACAAAGTCTGCAAACTGATTTCGGTATAAACTTTCACAATAATGATTTAAATGCAAATGTGAATCTGTTTTATAATCATATAAATAATTTTATTTTTCTTCAACCGACAAATATGTTTATTGATATTAACAGAGTCTATCAATTTATGCAGAATGACGCAAACCTAAAAGGAGGCGAAATTAGTATTGATTGGAGTTTAACAAATTGTTTTGATTTAGGCGGTTCTTATTCAACGGTTATTGGTCAAAAGAGCGATGATTCATATCTTCCTTTTATGCCCGCCGATAAAATTATAGGAAGCATAAAATATCATTTGAGAGAATTAAGCTCCTTAAAGAATTTTTATATATTAGTTACGCTTAGAAATTATCTAAAACAAAATAAAGTAGCTGAGGAAGAACTTCCGACACCGGCTTACACGTTGGTCGATTTAAGCTTAGGTTCTGCAGTAAATATTTTCGATCTTGATTTTGACCTTGCAATAAACGCCACAAATTTATTGGATAAAAAATTTTTTGATCATTTAAGTTTATTAAAACCGCTTGGCATACTTAATATGGGAAGAAATATTTCGTTGGTCTTAAACGTTCCATTTTCACTATAATAAATTCATTAGCCGGTTCGGTTTTATCAATTCCGGATCGGCTTATATTACAATCTCCTTTTAAAAATAATTATTCTCTTATTATATTTAAGATTCATTTACCATTTACTTATTTAAATAAGAAAGGACAGTTTCTTGAATATTTTATTGGTATATCCGGAAATGCCTGATACTTTTTGGTCAATGAAATACGCAACAAAGGTTTTCGGTAAAAAAGCGATGTATCCGCCGCTTGGATTGATAACCATTTCAAACTTGCTTCCGTCTACTTGGAAAAAAAAATTAGTTGATCTAAATGTAACAGCACTTACAAAAGAAAATATTCTATGGGCCGATTATATTTTTATTAGCGCTATGAATGTACAGGAAGAATCAGCGAGAATAATAATTTCCGAATGCAAAAAACTTAACAAGAAAATTGTTGCCGGCGGAACATTATTTACGCATGAGTTTGATAAATTCAGTGAAGTCGATCATTTTGTATTAAATGAAGCTGAAATCACTTTACCATTATTTTTAAATGACCTAACACACAACACACTGAAAAAAATATATAGTACCGAACAATTTGCAAATGTTGAAGAAAGTCCTTTACCCGATTGGAGTCTGGTAGACGTTAAAAACTATCATTACGCTATAGTTCAATATTCGCGAGGCTGTCCATATAATTGCGATTTTTGTGATGTAACTTCTTTATTCGGCAGAAAACCAAGAACAAAAACTTCAGTACAAATCATTAATGAACTGAATGAAATTGCCAAGTATGAAAATTTTCCATTCATTCTTTTTGCTGATGACAATTTAATTGGCAATAGAAGAATATTAATGAGTGATCTTCTTCCGGCATTAATTGAATGGCGTAAGAAAAATAATCCATCTGTTTATTTTGCGACACAAGTTACTATAAATTTATCGGATGATGAAAAACTGATGAAACTTATGCTTGAAGCCGGCTTCAGACATATTTTTGTCGGTATTGAAACTCCTGATGAAACAAGTCTTTTGGAAAGCAGAAAAACTCAAAATCTTAAAAGAAATTTGCTCGATTCAATTAAGAAATTGAATGAAAATGGATTTATTGTTGTCGGAGGATTCATTGTTGGTTTCGATACTGATGACGAAGGAATTTTTCAGCGGCAAATAGATTTTATACAAGAAAGCGGAATAGTTTTAGCAACTGTAAATGTGTTAAAAGCTCCTCCCGGAACCGAACTTTACGAAAGAATGAAAAATGAAAATAGGCTAATTGATGGTTTCTCATTTCATGAAGGCGAAAGCAATTTTATTCCAAAAATGAACAAAGAGATTCTGAGTAAAGGATTTGATAAATTAATCTCAACCGTATATTCACCAAATGCTATTTTTGAAAGAAATAAAAAATTTATTTCTACATATCAATTTCCAAAAACAGAAACTAAAATCCCAAATCCTTCCATAAAGATATATTTAGTTCCGTTTTTAAGAAGCGTTTATTTAATTGGAATTAAAAGTAAATTAAGACTGCATTATTGGAAAACGATTATCTGGACTTTTATCAACAACAAAAATTTTATTGATCACGGCGTTTTCAACGGCGTTATGATTTACCAATTGCAAAAACTTTATGATAAATATAATTTTACAAAAAATAATGATTCCTTATACAGTTAATGAAAAATAAATCACCTCATTTAATTTCAGTTTTACAAGCATTACTTGTAACATTCTTGTGGTCAACATCTTTTGTTTTAATAAAGTGGGGTTTATCGGAAATTCCGCCTATTACATTTGCCGGATTAAGATATACTTTGGCGTTTTTGTGTTTTTTTCCATTCATTTTTTTCAATAAAAAATATCAAAATGAAATTAAGAAGTTAAATTCCTCTCAATGGAAAAAATTGTTTTGGCTTGGAATTTTATTTTACGCATTTACACAAGGAACGCAGTATTTGGGTTTATCTTTGCTTCCATCCGTAACTGTTAGTTTAATGCTTAACTTCACTCCAATTATTGTCGCAATATCAGGCATATTTTTATTGAAGGAAATACCAACTAACCTACAGTGGCTTGGTTCAATTTTATTTCTCTTGGGAATTTTTGTCTACTTTTTTCCAATTTCATTTATGCAAAGTGAACTTATCGGTTTAGGCGTAATGTTTATTGGAGTTTTGGCAAATTCAGCTTCAGCCGTTCTTGGAAGAGACATTAACAGAAATAAAGATATTAGTCCGCTAGTTATAACTTTTATTAGTATGGGAATCGGCGCAATTATAATGTTAATAGTTGGACTAATGAAAGACGGTTTTCCAACAATAAGCACGAATAATATTTATTATTTAATTTGGCTTGCTGTTATTAATACGGCGTTCGCATTTACATTATGGAATTTGACTTTACGACATTTATCGGCAATGGAATCAAGTATAATTAATGGAACTATGCTGATCCAAATTGCAATTTTAGCTTGGATTTTTCTTGGAGAAAAAATTACGATTCAAGAAGGAGCCGGAATGCTGATTGCGGCTGTAGGAGCATTATTTGTTCAGTTAAAAAAGAAAAGTTAAAAAATACAAACTATAAATTGGAATACCGCATTTACAAACTATGCCCTAGATTAAACAAGAAGTTTTGCTGTTTATAATTTTTTATACAATTCTTGACTTCAATTTCAATTCATTATGAATTTTTGATACTCAACAAATTATTACTGCGCGTTAAGCTTGTAAATTTTTTGATCGATCAAAAATTTTTTATTCAGCAATATTAAAATTTTGTTAAAACGTTTTTATGTAGCCAGAGTGATAATAGCAAAATGTATATTGTACTTTCTGATTTTTACTAATTTAGTGATAAAAAATTATTAAAGATATTTGTTACTTTTCATAGGAAGTCAAATTGTACAAAGGTTAAGTTTTCTGAACTTAAGCATTTATTATTTTTTTTGCATATTGAATTAGTTCTAAATTACTTTTTACCATTTCGCCATTTTCAAGATAAATTGTATCTTCCATTCCTATTCTACTGTCATATCCCCGCAATTTGGCTTCTTTTAAAATTTCCCAAGTTACCATATTAAATCCGTGTAATAATCTTCGACATTCTACATTATGATTATTCAAAACTTGTTCAATTTCATTAATTACTTGTATCGCTGAATTAATTTCTTCCGGTTCCGGTTCAATTAGAATTCTATAACAATTATTAATTAACTCACTTTCCACAAATATTTCCGCGGCTTTCTTTTCATTTAATCCGGCCTCTATTTTTATACCTTTTGATATCAACAGTTTAGATATTTCAATTGAATTATCTTCTATCATATTAACAGAAATAAAATCCGGAATATTTTCCCAATCTTTTATGTGACTTTTTCTTTTTTCAAGATCCGGTTCAATCCAATCTCCGGAACTTATTCCAATTTGTATTTCAGGAGAAATATTTTTAACCAATTCTACTAATTTATTAACATCTTTTGGCTTTAAACTTTCATTGCCATTTTCATCATAACAGTGAATATGAAAAACATTATTTCCGTTTTCAAATAAAAGTTTTACTTCGTTTTCAATTTCAATTAATGATTGAGGAATATATTGATTTTGTTTTTTTGGTCGCGCTCCATTTAGCGCAATTTTAATTAACATATTTACCTTTTATTATTTTATTATATCGCAAAATTCTGGAATTAGCCTAATAATTTCTATCCCAAAATTTAAACCTGAAGCACAGCAATATTATTTAATAACGATATGTCCAAGTTGGAGCGGTTTAATTGACAAATTTAGCGCGCATAAAGAAATATTAATTCATTTTCATTTACCAAAACGGAGCAATGAAAATTTTAACTGAATAAAATTACTATTGTATGTTCATCAAACTGTGATTTTATTTTGCGTAAATTATTTTTCAGTACCAAACCTTTTCAATTTCTTCCAGAGGTTTATTTTTTGTTTCCGGAACAAATTTCCAAGTCACCCAAATTGCCGGAAAACTTGTTAACGCAAAAATCCAAAATGTACCATGTGCTTTAATAGTTTCCAATAAAAACGGGGTGAACTGACCGACAATCCAATTAGCAACCCATAAAGATAATGTCGCGATTGCCATTGCTCTTCCTCTTATTTTTGTCGGATATATTTCCGCTAAAATTACCCAAACAACCGGTCCGAATGAAAACGCAAAACACGCAATAAAAAGTAAAATGAATATCAGCAACAAGAAACTTGAAGTAATATTCATGATAAATAAAATTCCAACAGCAATTAAAGAAACAACAGCTCCGGAAACGCCCCAAATTAACAAAGGCTTTCTGCCGAATTTATCAATTGTGTAAATTGCAACTACAGTAAAAATCACGTTCACAATTCCAATTGTAACTTGCGACCAAAAAGCATCATTTGCGCCTATACCGGCTTCACCAAGAATTTTAATTCCATAATACATTATTGCGTTTATTCCGCTGAACTGTGAAAACATCGCAAGCGAAATTCCGATTAAAAGCGGCTTTAACATTTTCTTATGAAATAAATCATTAAAATTAACTGAAGTTGTTTCGAAACTTTTTGTAATCTCAGAAATCTCCGACGCGACTTTTTTTTCACCAATGATTTTAGAAAGAATTATTTGAGCTTTATTTATTTCTTTTTTCATCAATAAATATCTTGGCGATTCGGGTACGGCAAACAAAAGCGCTAAAAATAAAATTGCGGGAAAAGTTTCAACTCCAAACATTCCGCGCCAAATTTCTTTATATAAAACCCAATTTAAAAACGAACCGTCCGCGAAAACCGAATTGGATGAACTTTCCAAAATAAAATAATTTGAAATATATGCGGCTAATATTCCAATTGTAATTGCAAGTTGATAGAGTGTAATGAGTTTTCCGCGCATGCTCGGTATTGAAATTTCCGAAATGTACATCGGGGAAATTATTGAAGCAACTCCAATTCCAATTCCGCCTACCAATCTATAAATTATTAATTCTGTATAATTTCCGCTAACCGCGCAACCAATTGCTGAAATTGAAAATAAAATTGCGGAAAGAATTAAAACTAATTTTCTTCCGAACTTATCGCTTAAGTATCCGGCAATTACAACACCAAAAATACAGCCAAGCAAAGCAATGCTTACAAACCATCCTTCAGATAACGCGTCAAGAATAAATTGACTTTTCACAAAACCGATTGTTCCTGAAATTACAGCGGTATCAAATCCGAAAAGAAATCCGCCTAATGCCGCAATAAAAGCTAAAATTGATAAATATAATTTGTTTTCACCCGACTGAATTTGCCCGTTCATAATTATCCTTATTTCAAAAATGCCTTCACTACTTTTGCTTCTTTTTTACTTTCGTTAATTAATTTATACGAATTTGCGGCGGCGGGTATTACGAAAGTTTCGGCATAATTAAATATTGTTTTCATACCGTTTTCTGTTTCAACAATAACTGATTCTCCTTCCACAAGCATGCAAACGTGAAACCGATCATCATTTTTGATTTTTACTGAACTAAAAAATTCAATTCTTTCAACATCATAAATATGAACATTATGAGTTGTAAGGTGAATAATTTTCCAATCGTTTCCTTCCGAAATTACTACCGGTTTTGCAATTAGTTCATCCTTTACTTTTTCACCTTTTCTGTTGAAATATAAATTATTATAAGCGTGCTCGATGTTTATTGGTCTTGGTTTACCATTTAAATCCAACCTAAGCCAATCATACATTTTAAAAGTGAAAATATACGGTGTATTGGAAATTTCTAAAACCAAATTGTCTTTTCCCGAACCGTGAATTGTTCCCTGAGGTATTAAGAACAGATCGTGCTTTTTAACTTCGTGAGTTTGAACGTAATTCTCAATATTTACCGGATTTGAATTTCTATAACTTTCCTCAAGTTCTTTTCTGAATTCTTCGGAATTAATTTCCTCTTGAAATCCCAAATAAACTTTAGCTTCGTTCTTTGTATCTAAAATGTAATATGATTCGTCCTGCGTAATAATTTCACCAAAATTACTTTTCATATATTCCAATCGCGGATGACACTGAACGGACAAGTTTCCTCCGTCGAATGTGTCGAGAAAATCAAAACGAATAGGAAATTCATAATTATAAATTTTACAATGTCTGCCCAGTATATTTTCATTTTCCTGAAACATTAAAAAATCAAACGATACTTCAAGAAGAAAGTTTTCGCTTTGAATTAGTATTCCGTTTTCGGGAACTATTAATTCAAATGACCAAGCATAATTTGGAACATCTTCTGCCAATCCTTTAATATTTTCTTTTATCCAATTTCCGCCCCAAGGTCCCGGCTCAAACCATGGACGAACTCTAAAATAATTTTTTGACATTTTATTTAATGAATCTCTAAAATCACTTCCTTTTATGCTCAGCAGATTATTCGGTCTTTGTGAGTCTACAATAAAATCTATTTTGGAAATAATATTTTTTTTATGTTCGTTAAGCACAAACCAATCGATAAAATAAAATCTTTTATACATTTTAGTAGGATCGAATGGAATTTCCGCTCCTAAATTCGTTATGCTTTGAGCGCGCATTCTAAATTGCAGTTCATTTTTAGGAAGATCGAGATAAACTAAAATTCCTTTCCATTTTGCCAATTCCGATCCGCAGCCGAAAATAATATTTACATTATATTTTTTTGAAGGAATAATTTTTTTGATTTTTTCATGGTTAAAAAAATCGGAAAGCATTAAATTGGTGCGTTTTCCAAAAATTGAATTTGAATCTCCAAGATCATTTTTAATCAATTCATCGATTTCATTTTCACTTTTAAGCGCCATTCTAATATCAAAAATGCCGACAGATATTTTCCTTTTTTCAAATTCAATTAAAAGATCTGAACAGAAATTTTCCCAGAATACACCAATATATCCATCAATTGTGATAGTATCGTATTTTGAAATTTCATCAACTAATGCCGCAATGCCGTCTAATATTTTTCCATCATCTATTTTGAAGGAAGGGTAAATATCATAATTTCCGGTTTCGGTTTTATTTTTATACAGAGGCAGTAAATACTGCTGTGTTTTTCTCCAGCTTGTACTTTGTAAATTTCCATCAATTTGATTCTCATCACTAGGTATTTCTGCGCTAAACGATAAATTATTTTGCATATAAAAAGAATATTAAGTTGGTATTTAAAATAAGTTAGGGAAAATAATAAAAATTAATTTGGCGAAAATAAGTTTAAAAATTAATATTTCTATAACGTTTGAATTTTTCTTAAAGTCTTTTCCTTCAACTGTTCTAAAGTTTCTTCACTAAGCATTTTGTAGGCTTCGTCTCTTATTTTCCCCCATTTATCATGAACCGGACACGGATGTTCACTGCTGCATTTAGGAAATCCTAAAACACAACTTTTAAAAACAGAATCACCGTCAATAGCTTTTACAATTTCTATTAGCTTGATATTACTGGGTCTTCGTGCTAAATAAAACCCTCCGTTTTTTCCTTTTTTAGAGCCAATAATTCCGCTTTCGGTCAATGTTTGCAGCATTTTTGAGACAAATTCTTTAGGCACTTTCAGTTCATCGGAAATATCTTTTGCATTAAAAATCAATTGGTCTTTTTTAATCGATAAAAACAAAACCGCTTGAAGAGCAAGTTCACATTTTTTTGAGAATATAACAGTCATATTAAATTCGGAAAATTATTTTTTATATAGTTAAGTTTGGGTTAAATTAAAAATAACATTTTTATTTTTAATTTTTTATATAAACATATAAAAATAATTTAATATTAAGACGTGACTTATATATATGAAAAAATCTGAAAAATTAACCAGAAAAATTGGAATGCCGCCGGGCGAAATTATATATATAGGAAATGCTGACCCCGAAAAAACAAAAATTAAACTTTATAAATATGATAAGATAAGTTTTTTTGAAAATGATTTGACAAAACTTGAAAACATAGACGAGATAAGAGATCTGAATAAAATAAATTGGCTGAATATAACCGGATTTGAAAAAATTGAACAAATAAAGAATTTAAGTAAAATTATAAACGTAAGTGAATTGCTTTTAGAAGACGCATTACATTCGGATCATATTCCAAAATATGAAGAAGGTAATGATTATTTGGCAATTATTGTAAAAAATTTCAAAGAAGAAAGTACAGAACCCAGCAATAACTGCATTATTCTTAAAGACGGACTAGTCGTTTCATTAATGGAAAACCCAACCGATATCATAAAAACAAAAATCGAGAGAATTAAAAATGGAACCGCGCGCGCTAGAAATAAAAAGGCGGATTATCTTTTTTATACTTTGCTTGATTCTTGTATAGATTCATATTACATGTATTTTGAAAATATTAGAGAAGAACTTTTTGATTTGGAAAGCTTAATACTTCACAAACGTAATGAAAATCATATAAATAAAATTTATGAATTAAACGCGAAATTTAAAACAATAAGGAAAAATCTTTTCCCGTTGAAAACCGCAATTGTTGATTTAATAGAAAGCGAAATTAATTTATTGGAAAAAAGTAACTATCATTTTTTTAATGATTGTAAAGATCATGTTAATGAACTTATAGAATACTATAACTCTTTTTCGGATAATATTCAAAGTTTGATAAATTTGAATGAAAACAATATTGTGAACAATACTAATAAGGTGATAAAAATTTTAACTATTATCGCCACAATTTTTATTCCGCTTACATTTATTGCCGGAATTTACGGAATGAATTTTAAATATATGCCAGAATTGGAATGGGAGTTTGGATATTATTTTATACTGGGAATTATGCTCGTAATAGGCGTAGGAATTTTACTAGTTATCAAATATAAAAAATGGTATTAACTAGTTGTACATAATTAACTTTTTTTAATTTCTTCCAACATTTCCATTTGTATTTGCTGAATTTCAACCATTCTTTCCCACTGTTGAATTAACAAATGATCTACCTTTTGATGAAGTTGTCTAAGTTCTAATTCAGCTTTTAAATTTATTTTATAATCCTGCTCGGCGCGCTTTCTGTCCCTGGCTTCCTGTCTATTTTGGCTCATCATAATTATCGGCGCTTGAACCGCGGCTAAACATGATAATACAAGATTTAGTAAAATGTAAGGATACGGGTCAAATGTTTTTTGAAATAATGCAATAGAATTAATAAATATCCATGTTAGAATAATTAGCGAAAATAAAATAATAAATTTCCAACTGCCGCCAAACGATGCAATAGAATCCGAAAGTCTTTCTCCAAATGAAAAACTATCGCTGAATTTCTTTTCAATATCTTCCGAAATTGGCTGGTATTCGGATAATTTATTTATTACATCATTTTCTAAATTGCTTAAATCTCCTTTTTCTTCGGTTAATATTTTTTGCAGATATGATTTTCTGAATTTTAGTAAATCTTCCCTGCAAATGAAATTATTTTTATCCCAATTGGGATATTTGGATTTTATTAACTTGGCCACCGATGGTCTAACAATAATTGCTGGTACCAATTCAACTTGAGAATCATTACGATCACAAATCTGGCACACTTTATTCAATTTTTACCTCAAGAATAATTAACGAATTATTTTCTTCAATAAAATGAGAATTGCAATTTTAAAATAAAAAGAGGTGTATTGAAAATACACCTCTGAATTAAATAATTTTATAGATTACTTAAAATAATTTATTATCTACCGCTTTATTAAAAATCCAAGTTAATTCAACCCAAGCAGGGTCACCAACGCCAGAACCTCCGCCATAATTTGAAATTTTTAATTTTGAATAATGTCCGTCTGCATCATAAAGGAAAACATAATTTGCTTCTCTATCGCTCATACTGTTTGTCCAAGTTGCATCTTTTGCAGGTGAATCGGTTCCGTCATTTAAATTTGTTGCTGATGATATTTTAAAATAAGTAGCTCTTTTCGCGCTGTTGTTCGCATTTGCGCTTTGTACTAAATATGTACTTCCATCACTGCTTGAATAATAATAAATATCAATTCCCGCATTAGATGAGCTAATGGCTGTACCGGTTGAAAGTATCAAACCGCTAGGTTGGGAAGAATTTGTTCCTGTTGTTTCATAAATTTTAATAGATTCATATTTTGTATATGTAGGTTTTAAATTAACATTTAAAGTAGCATCTTGATTGTTTACAACTTGCGCATTAATTGTAGTATCCGCATAAGTATCTAATTTTAAAGTTACCGTATATGTTCCGGCAGCTTTACCGGAAAAAGTATAGGGAGTTAAAAATCCTGAATCTGTTCCGTCTAAAAATATTTTTGCTCCGGCAGGAGTTGAGTTTACGATTAAATTTCCCTTTTCTTCAACCGGATCGGTCGTGTTGTCGCTGCATGAAATGAACGAAATTGCAAAAATTGAAAATAACACTAACATTAAAATCTTTTTCATTTATTCTCCTGATTATTTTTTTACTAAATTAAAAGTTGCTGAATTTTTATCAACTAAAGTTGTAAAAGTTCCCGAATATGTTTTTCCGTCTGCCGAAAGTTTGCCAGCATATTTTCCTTTAACTCGGCTATGCAGTTGATCAGCCATTGTTACAGATTTTGTTTCCGGATTATACGTTCCTTTTACTTCCTGATTAATTGGTGTTCGATAGCTTATTGTAATTTTACCGGAAAAATCATTACCATCTTGAGAAGTAATTGTTAAAATTGCTAATCTGCTATCCAACTTTCCCTGCCAAACGCCTACAAATTGTTTTTCATCAACGGCATTTTTTACTTCTTCAGCTGTTTTTTCAACTGCAGTTTTAACTGTGTCCACAACTTTTTCAGTTGCTTCGCCCATTTTTTCAGCGGCTTCTTTTGTCATTTCTGCTGCTTTATCTGTAGTTTCTTCAACCGTCTTTTTTGTTTCTTCCATTGTATCTTTTGCTTTATCGCAGCTTGCCAATAATAAGGCCGCACTAACAACTAAAGATAAAACAATAAATCTGTTACCCTTACTTGTTAACATATTTTTTAACATTTACTTTCCTCCTTTTGATTTTATTTTTTACCTGATGCAAAAATAATTTTTAAATTAGAGAAATCATAAATATTTTAAGTAAAACTTAATTTGACAACGAAGTCTTTTAATATGAATTTTTAAATTGTTATTATGTAGTTTCTTTAAGGTTTGGAGGATTCCAACCGACAATCGAGCCGTTTTTTATAGTTGAAAAATATGGTGAAAGCGTCGCGCCGGGTAAAGTTCTTACATTATCTTCAATTTTAATGGGACCCATTCCGGTTCCCGCGCCTATTTTACAATTGTTTCCAATCTCAATAATTCCATATCTGAATTTTCCCGAACCTTCATAAGCGTGAACCGTCAGCCTTGTAAACGCTCCCATCAGAGTATTTTCACCAATAAATATTAATTCTGGTCTAAAATGATCTAACCAAACCAGCTGCATAATTTCAGCGCCTTTGCCTACATGAATTCCCATACTGCGATACAATTTATTTTTAAGTGGTGTTCCTTTCATTAAAAATGAAACAGCAACTTTAAAAACGAGCATTGTTCTTCTGCCAAATGGAAGATTTAAAACTCTCCAATTTATCGAACCTTTTTCTTCGGGTGAGCCGAGTCCGGAAAATGTGTAATGTCTTCTAACAGGAGTTAAAAAATTTTCTAGATTTATTTTTCCTTCTTCGGTATTTGGGTTCAATGTATTTATGTTAGTTCCCGCTCCTCCCGAAGTTTTAGAAATAAAAATTTCTCTGCCTTTTTTATTTCCCAATTTGATCGCGCGTTCAATTATTTCTATTGTAACAAGTTTAATTACTTCTTC is from Ignavibacteriota bacterium and encodes:
- a CDS encoding PEGA domain-containing protein, which produces MKKILMLVLFSIFAISFISCSDNTTDPVEEKGNLIVNSTPAGAKIFLDGTDSGFLTPYTFSGKAAGTYTVTLKLDTYADTTINAQVVNNQDATLNVNLKPTYTKYESIKIYETTGTNSSQPSGLILSTGTAISSSNAGIDIYYYSSSDGSTYLVQSANANNSAKRATYFKISSATNLNDGTDSPAKDATWTNSMSDREANYVFLYDADGHYSKLKISNYGGGSGVGDPAWVELTWIFNKAVDNKLF
- a CDS encoding YtxH domain-containing protein; this encodes MLKNMLTSKGNRFIVLSLVVSAALLLASCDKAKDTMEETKKTVEETTDKAAEMTKEAAEKMGEATEKVVDTVKTAVEKTAEEVKNAVDEKQFVGVWQGKLDSRLAILTITSQDGNDFSGKITISYRTPINQEVKGTYNPETKSVTMADQLHSRVKGKYAGKLSADGKTYSGTFTTLVDKNSATFNLVKK